A region of the Halodesulfovibrio sp. MK-HDV genome:
CGTAAGACCGTGCGTCGTTGTGCAGTAAAATTATCCCTGAATCTTTTGCGAAAATCTTCGTCCTTTTGTGCATGCGCCATAAGGAAGCGAAGATGTGCACCGTCGCCATCAGTGATAGTTTTCATCGATTGTTTCAGGAACTGACTAAGCGTTTTTTGTAACGATTCAAAATGAATAACCATTATCTTTGTAGCAGCTTGAAGGAGGACGGCTTCCAGCACTATGTCTGCCAATGTGGGCCACCAGCGATAGATAGTCGGTTTGCCGACGTTAGCACGTCTTGCGATGGCCTCGATGGTTAATCCAGCCCCACCTTGTTCATGTAACAACTCATGTGTCGCTTTTATTACCGCTTCCTGCGACTTCTCGCTTCTGGGACGTCCTATTTTTGCTTTCATCATGCTTCCTCCTCGGTACCCTCTGAAGAATCTTTTGCCATGGTTGACATTTGTTGGCAAGTTTATTTA
Encoded here:
- a CDS encoding TetR/AcrR family transcriptional regulator, encoding MMKAKIGRPRSEKSQEAVIKATHELLHEQGGAGLTIEAIARRANVGKPTIYRWWPTLADIVLEAVLLQAATKIMVIHFESLQKTLSQFLKQSMKTITDGDGAHLRFLMAHAQKDEDFRKRFRDNFTAQRRTVLRSIFLQAMERGRISPEQNLEMLIDIVFGTMWYRLLIGHAPMDESFADELTEVVIKLVQVSPA